A genomic segment from Cyprinus carpio isolate SPL01 chromosome A4, ASM1834038v1, whole genome shotgun sequence encodes:
- the LOC109083505 gene encoding guanylate-binding protein 3-like, which translates to MQSPVCLIDNDVDGKLCVKESALQILQKIEQPVVVVAVVGLYRTGKSYLMNRLAGKQTGFELGSTVESKTKGIWMWCLPHPTKEGTTLVLLDTEGLGDVDKGDSKHDTKIFCLAVLLSSTLVLNSQGTIDNKAIEELQYVTELTEYIKVKSSDDEDDTEFVKFFPSFIWVVRDFTLEHKIKGKSVTEDQYLEFALKLKQGNSRPVKEFNLPRECIRNYFPSRKCFTFPFPTASEKVSRLESLDSADLSSEFLEVTDRFCKYIFDKSEMKKLKDGYTVTGRVCGQLVKTYVDTISSGQVPFLENAVLTVSVIENESAVKEGLQVYQSGMEKLKDSFPLELSDVCAEHQRLSRMVTQTFMKRSFKDSEGTYTKCLEEEMNKLFDGYLHQNEEASKKRCENLLTTLSAPMTEKLKKGFYAVAGGYVLFSQDLEDIVKKYKTQSNKGVKVSINI; encoded by the exons ATGCAGAGTCCAGTGTGTCTGATTGACAATGATGTGGATGGGAAGCTGTGTGTCAAGGAGTCAGCACTGCAGATCTTGCAGAAGATCGAGCAGCCAGTGGTGGTGGTGGCTGTGGTGGGACTCTACCGCACCGGGAAGTCCTACCTGATGAACCGCCTCGCAGGAAAACAAACAG GATTTGAATTGGGCAGCACAGTTGAGTCTAAGACTAAGGGCATCTGGATGTGGTGTTTGCCCCATCCCACTAAAGAAGGGACAACTCTGGTGCTGCTGGACACTGAGGGACTTGGAGATGTGGACAAG GGGGACTCAAAGCATGATACCAAGATCTTCTGTCTGGCTGTCCTTCTCAGTAGCACTTTAGTGCTAAACAGCCAAGGCACAATTGACAACAAGGCTATTGAGGAACTGCA ATATGTCACAGAGTTGACTGAGTATATCAAGGTCAAATCATCTGATGATGAAGACGACACTGAGTTTGTTAAGTTCTTCCCAAGTTTCATCTGGGTTGTGAGGGACTTCACCCTGGAACATAAAATCAAAGGAAAATCTGTAACCGAGGACCAATACTTAGAATTTGCTTTGAAGCTGAAACAAG GCAATTCAAGACCAGTTAAAGAGTTCAACCTTCCAAGAGAATGCATCCGAAATTATTTCCCATCCCGGAAGTGTTTTACATTCCCATTTCCAACCGCCTCAGAGAAAGTGTCTCGTCTGGAGAGCTTGGATTCTGCTGACCTTTCCTCTGAGTTCCTTGAGGTCACAGATCGTTTCTGCAAGTATATCTTTGACAAGAGTGAAATGAAAAAGCTGAAAGATGGATACACAGTCACAGGCAGAG TATGCGGCCAGCTTGTGAAGACATATGTAGACACAATTTCCAGTGGTCAAGTACCATTTCTGGAGAATGCTGTGCTCACTGTGTCAGTGATTGAGAATGAGTCTGCAGTGAAGGAGGGCCTTCAGGTGTACCAGAGTGGAATGGAGAAGCTGAAGGACTCCTTCCCTCTGGAACTGAGTGATGTGTGTGCAGAACACCAACGTCTTAGCAGAATGGTGACACAAACCTTCATGAAACGTTCCTTTAAGGACAGTGAGGGGACATACACAAAATGTCTAGAG GAAGAAATGAATAAACTCTTTGATGGATACCTGCACCAAAACGAGGAGGCTTCAAAGAAAAGATGTGAGAATCTCCTGACAACCCTCTCTGCACCAATGACAGAAAAACTCAAGAAAGGATTTTATGCTGTAGCTGGTGGTTATGTTCTCTTCTCCCAGGACCTTGAAgacattgtaaaaaaatacaaaacccaaTCCAACAAGGGAGTCAAAGTGAGTATCAATATTTGA